One Megalopta genalis isolate 19385.01 chromosome 5, iyMegGena1_principal, whole genome shotgun sequence DNA window includes the following coding sequences:
- the CdGAPr gene encoding GTPase-activating protein CdGAPr isoform X1, translating into MPGPAQERPRAQRLTDIEPQTSKGLGCNRTDDFSTPVSSGSNMGSIARFPKLDECAHFHYEHVELSSLEVSLSEGSNDSDSYAVRVTSGDACWTLQRSYDNFVMFDKQLHRCIFDRKFSSLTKLPDARSKNTCDILKDYLNRFSQLNHEGLNCGPVLNWLQLDNRGRRILVPESDSCPINTPAVAAAYAVRPYVAQAPDEISFQVGDMISVIDMPPPGESTWWRGKHGFAVGFFPAECVAVIGDKVPRHLTVSTTVRSKLPVKPVFRKHGKLIAFFRSFILNRPSRRRLKQSGILKERVFGCDLGEHLLNSGHDVPTVLTCCTEFIEKHGLVDGIYRLSGVTSNIQRLRNAFDEDRVPALHSDESILQDIHSVASLLKMYFRELPNPLCTYQLYSTFVSAVQANTDAERLRRMRDTVRKLPPPHYRTLEYLMRHLVRVAARGTETGMTPRNIAIVWAPNLLRCKELEVGGVAALQGVGVQAVVTEFLVCYAELIFGDGPVGRPKSLAITTPARLLSLEEARNRSLRGEPDYIEVGAGPAGMSLQYHTVIELPRKRNGSKRSPSLNWRALFGRGGPGARGKPRQVGTPPQTETVPSSLNSLRRLRPVKSADSLDGEDSLGPLLGPPPARPCGHSRSVSHDSYFDHLADAPNPTSPLDLSEIQLNFDLEEREMRMFSEEESGGVASVEASPRRQRMEGAQNTANTGGSKRKRSRLEERLQCDVELRFIDSQSPDQVMVSADVHSMDTPSPLPTPGYLPLLSEASTPLTPATLHGTPHSASPIPANSPRISFRSFTLPLEIDDDQSNASKLNRTSVSSDKSSDPSHRLSVNVEGQSNGKSCERMITCEKRVDLYDEKESSKAQKTAKKESSLAASDVDQEMTPCDRLMSHPSTVESIKSASSCKDPGNRSSSCPTDESKSSRSENRDARTSDSSNKSISCQNGDDLAESSNAHRNELQGMPLSSATDLDSPMSYEQTIEDLPDSGFVICDSSDKMFTNTETQQMASNTNDSGEWVIVERTGSITSPTSDSSSPKDPLEGTVNLAIATDCPQLRSMSENVSRTSLDLTMGSTVDTDTSCIGVSDLTESPSLPQESGEMTFDVVDRDLEEHNGGSVQRTSGNFNGQGSYGLVESAMHDRENGNQKVCTVSLASVRLNQKPNEMVHEVSTCYAQLDNTKAYNRSESSVKEDQILGEETFENAQGASRNAEFQQQDIRRSLQLHQKPQYQSDRRSFTGKPSKKDLDLSLTDNNKPRCPNKTDKCQSFEYVPRKEPAKNNSQQHKQYQRADESPKCNNLKSAQPQEHIEVIIPSENAAEPSEIAHPPEGASETTSLNSSCTFSNASSPVDDSIVLRDTAAILQELALQRLSGGMVGGDLTIPPRRRYETESSKDRRSFDSEIGREIVRERKMRQELDTARGKSEESPLNSQHLPPCLRARHARATRASLSRSLDEAKFNKMTEKASLPVKQSCEDSQHSSTPNVGAGTNMSCNSDKIHLKNLSGLDLGDPQCRERIEKYKEERRTFLRDKYRSESFRGILSKTEDDGEQAFLARLKQRTSRPSLH; encoded by the exons GGATTAGGATGTAATCGGACGGACGACTTCAGCACGCCGGTCAGCTCGGGCAGCAACATGGGCAGCATCGCACGGTTCCCGAAATTGGACGAGTGCGCCCACTTTCATTACGAGCACGTCGAGCTCAGTTCCTTGGAG GTTTCGCTTAGCGAGGGTTCCAATGATTCCGACAGCTACGCGGTCAGAGTTACATCCGGGGACGCGTGCTGGACCCTGCAACGATCCTACGATAATTTTGTTATGTTCGACAAGCAGCTGCACCGTTGCATATTCGACAGGAAATTCTCCTCGCTGACCAAGCTGCCGGACGCTCGGTCGaaaaacacctgtgatatactgaAGGACTACCTGAATCGGTTCTCCCAGTTGAATCATGAAGGCCTAAACTGCGGTCCAGTATTGAATTGGTTGCAACTAGATAATAGAGGAAGAAGAATCCTCGTCCCGGAGTCGGACTCCTGTCCTATTAACACGCCCGCGGTGGCCGCGGCTTACGCAGTCAGGCCGTATGTGGCACAGGCACCGGATGAAATATCCTTCCAG GTCGGGGACATGATATCCGTGATAGACATGCCTCCGCCAGGGGAAAGCACGTGGTGGCGCGGGAAGCACGGGTTCGCGGTCGGATTTTTTCCGGCGGAATGCGTGGCCGTGATAGGAGACAAAGTTCCGAGGCATCTGACAGTGTCGACGACGGTCAGGTCGAAGCTGCCGGTGAAGCCGGTGTTCAGGAAGCACGGGAAGCTGATCGCCTTCTTTAGATCGTTTATTCTGAATAGACCGTCTAGGAGGCGATTGAAACAGTCTGGAATCTTGAAGGAGCGTGTGTTCGGTTGCGACTTGGGCGAACATCTGTTGAATTCGGGTCACGATG TGCCCACCGTTCTAACATGTTGCACCGAGTTCATCGAGAAGCATGGCCTGGTCGACGGCATATACCGTCTAAGCGGCGTGACGTCGAACATCCAGAGATTACGAAACGCGTTCGACGAGGATCGTGTTCCTGCATTGCATTCCGATGAAAGTATTCTACAAGACATCCACTCGGTGGCGTCCCTATTGAAAATGTACTTCAGAGAGCTGCCGAATCCACTCTGTACATACCAGCTTTATTCTACTTTCGTTAGCGCGGTCCAGGCTAACACCGATGCGGAAAGACTAAGGCGGATGAGGGACACCGTTAGGAAATTACCACCACCTCACTACAG AACATTAGAGTATCTTATGCGGCACTTGGTGCGAGTCGCGGCCCGCGGCACGGAGACCGGTATGACGCCTCGGAACATCGCCATCGTGTGGGCCCCGAACCTGTTGAGGTGCAAGGAGCTGGAAGTGGGCGGCGTGGCGGCGTTGCAGGGTGTCGGGGTGCAGGCGGTCGTCACGGAGTTCTTAGTTTGTTACGCGGAATTAATATTCGGCGACGGCCCGGTCGGACGGCCGAAATCGTTGGCGATCACGACGCCGGCGAGATTGCTGAGCCTGGAGGAGGCTCGGAACAGAAGCCTGAGAGGCGAGCCGGATTACATAGAGGTGGGCGCCGGGCCAGCCGGGATGTCGTTGCAGTACCACACGGTGATAGAGCTGCCGCGAAAGAGAAACGGCTCGAAGCGCTCGCCCTCGTTGAACTGGAGAGCTTTGTTTGGTAGGGGTGGTCCGGGTGCCAGGGGGAAACCGAGACAAGTTGGCACGCCACCTCAAACAGAAACGGTGCCAAGTTCCTTAAACTCGTTGCGACGGTTGAGACCGGTGAAAAGCGCCGACAGTTTGGACGGCGAGGACAGCCTGGGCCCTCTTCTGGGTCCGCCGCCGGCCAGGCCCTGCGGGCACAGCCGCTCGGTTTCCCACGACTCGTACTTCGATCATTTGGCGGACGCGCCCAATCCGACCTCCCCGCTCGACCTCTCCGAGATACAGCTCAACTTCGACCTCGAGGAACGGGAGATGAGGATGTTCTCCGAGGAGGAGAGCGGGGGCGTCGCGTCCGTCGAGGCGTCCCCGAGGAGGCAGAGGATGGAAGGGGCCCAGAATACCGCGAACACCGGCGGATCGAAGAGGAAGAGATCGAGATTGGAGGAAAGACTGCAATGCGACGTTGAGTTGCGCTTCATTGATAGCCAAAGTCCTGATCAG GTGATGGTATCCGCAGACGTGCACAGCATGGACACCCCATCCCCATTACCCACGCCAGGGTACCTTCCGTTGTTGTCCGAGGCGTCGACGCCGTTGACACCGGCGACGTTGCACGGCACCCCGCACTCCGCGTCACCGATCCCAGCCAACAGTCCTAGGATAAGTTTCCGAAGCTTCACCTTACCGTTAGAGATCGACGACGATCAGAGCAACGCGAGCAAGCTGAACAGAACTAGCGTGTCTTCCGATAAATCATCCGACCCTAGTCATAGGTTATCCGTAAACGTAGAGGGCCAGAGTAACGGGAAGTCCTGCGAGAGGATGATCACGTGCGAGAAACGCGTCGACCTGTACGACGAGAAGGAGTCTTCCAAGGCTCAGAAGACGGCGAAGAAGGAGTCGAGCCTGGCAGCGTCGGACGTCGACCAGGAGATGACGCCTTGCGACAGGCTAATGTCCCACCCTAGCACCGTAGAATCGATCAAGTCGGCGTCCAGCTGCAAGGACCCGGGGAACAGATCGAGCTCGTGTCCGACGGACGAGAGCAAATCGTCCCGCAGCGAGAACAGAGACGCGCGAACCAGCGACTCGTCGAACAAATCGATCAGCTGCCAGAACGGCGACGACCTCGCCGAGAGCTCTAACGCGCAcagaaacgagctgcaaggtatGCCGTTGTCGAGCGCCACCGATCTCGACTCGCCGATGTCCTACGAGCAGACCATCGAGGACCTACCGGACTCCGGTTTCGTGATCTGCGACAGCTCCGACAAGATGTTCACCAACACGGAAACGCAGCAGATGGCGTCGAACACGAACGATTCCGGCGAATGGGTGATAGTCGAGAGGACCGGATCGATCACGTCGCCCACCAGCGACTCGAGCAGTCCCAAGGACCCCTTGGAAGGCACCGTGAACCTTGCCATAGCGACCGACTGTCCGCAGCTTAGATCGATGTCGGAGAACGTCTCGAGAACCTCTTTGGACCTGACCATGGGCTCCACGGTGGACACGGACACGTCTTGCATCGGGGTCAGCGACCTCACCGAGAGCCCGAGCCTTCCCCAAGAGTCCGGCGAGATGACGTTCGACGTCGTCGACAGAGATCTGGAGGAGCACAACGGCGGCTCGGTTCAGAGAACCTCCGGGAACTTCAACGGGCAAGGGAGCTACGGTCTGGTCGAGTCGGCGATGCACGATCGCGAGAACGGCAACCAGAAGGTCTGCACCGTCAGCCTAGCGAGCGTTCGTTTGAACCAGAAGCCGAACGAGATGGTGCACGAGGTGTCCACGTGTTACGCGCAATTAGACAATACGAAGGCGTACAATAGGAGCGAGAGCTCGGTGAAGGAGGATCAGATCCTCGGGGAGGAGACGTTCGAGAACGCGCAGGGAGCCTCGAGGAACGCGGAGTTCCAGCAACAGGACATCCGGCGTTCCCTGCAGCTGCACCAGAAGCCCCAGTACCAGAGCGACCGTCGCTCGTTCACCGGCAAGCCGAGCAAGAAGGACCTCGATCTGTCCCTGACCGACAATAACAAGCCGCGTTGCCCGAACAAGACGGATAAGTGCCAAAGCTTCGAGTACGTGCCGCGGAAGGAGCCGGCGAAGAACAACAGTCAGCAGCACAAACAGTACCAGCGCGCCGACGAGAGCCCGAAGTGCAACAACCTGAAGAGCGCGCAGCCGCAGGAGCACATCGAGGTGATCATACCGTCGGAGAACGCGGCGGAGCCCAGCGAGATCGCCCATCCGCCGGAGGGCGCGTCCGAGACCACGTCCTTGAACTCGTCCTGCACGTTCTCGAACGCGTCCTCGCCGGTCGACGACTCGATCGTTCTCCGTGACACCGCGGCGATACTTCAGGAACTGGCGTTGCAACGACTGTCCGGCGGAATGGTGGGCGGCGATCTGACCATTCCACCGAGAAGAAGGTACGAGACCGAGAGCAGCAAGGACCGGAGGAGCTTCGACTCGGAGATCGGCCGGGAGATAGTCAGGGAACGGAAGATGAGGCAGGAGTTGGACACCGCCAGGGGCAAGTCCGAGGAGTCGCCGTTGAACTCGCAGCATCTGCCGCCGTGCCTCAGGGCGCGCCACGCCAGGGCCACCAGAGCGTCCCTGAGCCGGTCGCTGGACGAGGCGAAGTTCAACAAGATGACCGAGAAAGCCTCCCTGCCGGTGAAACAGTCCTGCGAGGACTCGCAGCACAGCTCCACGCCGAACGTCGGCGCCGGTACGAACATGTCGTGCAACTCCGACAAGATTCACCTGAAGAACCTGAGCGGACTGGACCTGGGCGATCCGCAATGCCGCGAGAGGATAGAAAAGTACAAAGAGGAGAGGCGGACGTTCTTGAGGGACAAGTACAGATCGGAAAGCTTCCGTGGGATATTGTCGAAGACGGAGGACGACGGGGAGCAAGCGTTTTTAGCTAGGTTAAAGCAGAGAACATCTAGACCATCCCTTCATTGA
- the CdGAPr gene encoding GTPase-activating protein CdGAPr isoform X3, with amino-acid sequence MRRVLSRCASCSSRLEGLGCNRTDDFSTPVSSGSNMGSIARFPKLDECAHFHYEHVELSSLEVSLSEGSNDSDSYAVRVTSGDACWTLQRSYDNFVMFDKQLHRCIFDRKFSSLTKLPDARSKNTCDILKDYLNRFSQLNHEGLNCGPVLNWLQLDNRGRRILVPESDSCPINTPAVAAAYAVRPYVAQAPDEISFQVGDMISVIDMPPPGESTWWRGKHGFAVGFFPAECVAVIGDKVPRHLTVSTTVRSKLPVKPVFRKHGKLIAFFRSFILNRPSRRRLKQSGILKERVFGCDLGEHLLNSGHDVPTVLTCCTEFIEKHGLVDGIYRLSGVTSNIQRLRNAFDEDRVPALHSDESILQDIHSVASLLKMYFRELPNPLCTYQLYSTFVSAVQANTDAERLRRMRDTVRKLPPPHYRTLEYLMRHLVRVAARGTETGMTPRNIAIVWAPNLLRCKELEVGGVAALQGVGVQAVVTEFLVCYAELIFGDGPVGRPKSLAITTPARLLSLEEARNRSLRGEPDYIEVGAGPAGMSLQYHTVIELPRKRNGSKRSPSLNWRALFGRGGPGARGKPRQVGTPPQTETVPSSLNSLRRLRPVKSADSLDGEDSLGPLLGPPPARPCGHSRSVSHDSYFDHLADAPNPTSPLDLSEIQLNFDLEEREMRMFSEEESGGVASVEASPRRQRMEGAQNTANTGGSKRKRSRLEERLQCDVELRFIDSQSPDQVMVSADVHSMDTPSPLPTPGYLPLLSEASTPLTPATLHGTPHSASPIPANSPRISFRSFTLPLEIDDDQSNASKLNRTSVSSDKSSDPSHRLSVNVEGQSNGKSCERMITCEKRVDLYDEKESSKAQKTAKKESSLAASDVDQEMTPCDRLMSHPSTVESIKSASSCKDPGNRSSSCPTDESKSSRSENRDARTSDSSNKSISCQNGDDLAESSNAHRNELQGMPLSSATDLDSPMSYEQTIEDLPDSGFVICDSSDKMFTNTETQQMASNTNDSGEWVIVERTGSITSPTSDSSSPKDPLEGTVNLAIATDCPQLRSMSENVSRTSLDLTMGSTVDTDTSCIGVSDLTESPSLPQESGEMTFDVVDRDLEEHNGGSVQRTSGNFNGQGSYGLVESAMHDRENGNQKVCTVSLASVRLNQKPNEMVHEVSTCYAQLDNTKAYNRSESSVKEDQILGEETFENAQGASRNAEFQQQDIRRSLQLHQKPQYQSDRRSFTGKPSKKDLDLSLTDNNKPRCPNKTDKCQSFEYVPRKEPAKNNSQQHKQYQRADESPKCNNLKSAQPQEHIEVIIPSENAAEPSEIAHPPEGASETTSLNSSCTFSNASSPVDDSIVLRDTAAILQELALQRLSGGMVGGDLTIPPRRRYETESSKDRRSFDSEIGREIVRERKMRQELDTARGKSEESPLNSQHLPPCLRARHARATRASLSRSLDEAKFNKMTEKASLPVKQSCEDSQHSSTPNVGAGTNMSCNSDKIHLKNLSGLDLGDPQCRERIEKYKEERRTFLRDKYRSESFRGILSKTEDDGEQAFLARLKQRTSRPSLH; translated from the exons ATGCGCCGCGTTCTCAGCCGCTGCGCCAGCTGTTCCAGCCGTCTCGAG GGATTAGGATGTAATCGGACGGACGACTTCAGCACGCCGGTCAGCTCGGGCAGCAACATGGGCAGCATCGCACGGTTCCCGAAATTGGACGAGTGCGCCCACTTTCATTACGAGCACGTCGAGCTCAGTTCCTTGGAG GTTTCGCTTAGCGAGGGTTCCAATGATTCCGACAGCTACGCGGTCAGAGTTACATCCGGGGACGCGTGCTGGACCCTGCAACGATCCTACGATAATTTTGTTATGTTCGACAAGCAGCTGCACCGTTGCATATTCGACAGGAAATTCTCCTCGCTGACCAAGCTGCCGGACGCTCGGTCGaaaaacacctgtgatatactgaAGGACTACCTGAATCGGTTCTCCCAGTTGAATCATGAAGGCCTAAACTGCGGTCCAGTATTGAATTGGTTGCAACTAGATAATAGAGGAAGAAGAATCCTCGTCCCGGAGTCGGACTCCTGTCCTATTAACACGCCCGCGGTGGCCGCGGCTTACGCAGTCAGGCCGTATGTGGCACAGGCACCGGATGAAATATCCTTCCAG GTCGGGGACATGATATCCGTGATAGACATGCCTCCGCCAGGGGAAAGCACGTGGTGGCGCGGGAAGCACGGGTTCGCGGTCGGATTTTTTCCGGCGGAATGCGTGGCCGTGATAGGAGACAAAGTTCCGAGGCATCTGACAGTGTCGACGACGGTCAGGTCGAAGCTGCCGGTGAAGCCGGTGTTCAGGAAGCACGGGAAGCTGATCGCCTTCTTTAGATCGTTTATTCTGAATAGACCGTCTAGGAGGCGATTGAAACAGTCTGGAATCTTGAAGGAGCGTGTGTTCGGTTGCGACTTGGGCGAACATCTGTTGAATTCGGGTCACGATG TGCCCACCGTTCTAACATGTTGCACCGAGTTCATCGAGAAGCATGGCCTGGTCGACGGCATATACCGTCTAAGCGGCGTGACGTCGAACATCCAGAGATTACGAAACGCGTTCGACGAGGATCGTGTTCCTGCATTGCATTCCGATGAAAGTATTCTACAAGACATCCACTCGGTGGCGTCCCTATTGAAAATGTACTTCAGAGAGCTGCCGAATCCACTCTGTACATACCAGCTTTATTCTACTTTCGTTAGCGCGGTCCAGGCTAACACCGATGCGGAAAGACTAAGGCGGATGAGGGACACCGTTAGGAAATTACCACCACCTCACTACAG AACATTAGAGTATCTTATGCGGCACTTGGTGCGAGTCGCGGCCCGCGGCACGGAGACCGGTATGACGCCTCGGAACATCGCCATCGTGTGGGCCCCGAACCTGTTGAGGTGCAAGGAGCTGGAAGTGGGCGGCGTGGCGGCGTTGCAGGGTGTCGGGGTGCAGGCGGTCGTCACGGAGTTCTTAGTTTGTTACGCGGAATTAATATTCGGCGACGGCCCGGTCGGACGGCCGAAATCGTTGGCGATCACGACGCCGGCGAGATTGCTGAGCCTGGAGGAGGCTCGGAACAGAAGCCTGAGAGGCGAGCCGGATTACATAGAGGTGGGCGCCGGGCCAGCCGGGATGTCGTTGCAGTACCACACGGTGATAGAGCTGCCGCGAAAGAGAAACGGCTCGAAGCGCTCGCCCTCGTTGAACTGGAGAGCTTTGTTTGGTAGGGGTGGTCCGGGTGCCAGGGGGAAACCGAGACAAGTTGGCACGCCACCTCAAACAGAAACGGTGCCAAGTTCCTTAAACTCGTTGCGACGGTTGAGACCGGTGAAAAGCGCCGACAGTTTGGACGGCGAGGACAGCCTGGGCCCTCTTCTGGGTCCGCCGCCGGCCAGGCCCTGCGGGCACAGCCGCTCGGTTTCCCACGACTCGTACTTCGATCATTTGGCGGACGCGCCCAATCCGACCTCCCCGCTCGACCTCTCCGAGATACAGCTCAACTTCGACCTCGAGGAACGGGAGATGAGGATGTTCTCCGAGGAGGAGAGCGGGGGCGTCGCGTCCGTCGAGGCGTCCCCGAGGAGGCAGAGGATGGAAGGGGCCCAGAATACCGCGAACACCGGCGGATCGAAGAGGAAGAGATCGAGATTGGAGGAAAGACTGCAATGCGACGTTGAGTTGCGCTTCATTGATAGCCAAAGTCCTGATCAG GTGATGGTATCCGCAGACGTGCACAGCATGGACACCCCATCCCCATTACCCACGCCAGGGTACCTTCCGTTGTTGTCCGAGGCGTCGACGCCGTTGACACCGGCGACGTTGCACGGCACCCCGCACTCCGCGTCACCGATCCCAGCCAACAGTCCTAGGATAAGTTTCCGAAGCTTCACCTTACCGTTAGAGATCGACGACGATCAGAGCAACGCGAGCAAGCTGAACAGAACTAGCGTGTCTTCCGATAAATCATCCGACCCTAGTCATAGGTTATCCGTAAACGTAGAGGGCCAGAGTAACGGGAAGTCCTGCGAGAGGATGATCACGTGCGAGAAACGCGTCGACCTGTACGACGAGAAGGAGTCTTCCAAGGCTCAGAAGACGGCGAAGAAGGAGTCGAGCCTGGCAGCGTCGGACGTCGACCAGGAGATGACGCCTTGCGACAGGCTAATGTCCCACCCTAGCACCGTAGAATCGATCAAGTCGGCGTCCAGCTGCAAGGACCCGGGGAACAGATCGAGCTCGTGTCCGACGGACGAGAGCAAATCGTCCCGCAGCGAGAACAGAGACGCGCGAACCAGCGACTCGTCGAACAAATCGATCAGCTGCCAGAACGGCGACGACCTCGCCGAGAGCTCTAACGCGCAcagaaacgagctgcaaggtatGCCGTTGTCGAGCGCCACCGATCTCGACTCGCCGATGTCCTACGAGCAGACCATCGAGGACCTACCGGACTCCGGTTTCGTGATCTGCGACAGCTCCGACAAGATGTTCACCAACACGGAAACGCAGCAGATGGCGTCGAACACGAACGATTCCGGCGAATGGGTGATAGTCGAGAGGACCGGATCGATCACGTCGCCCACCAGCGACTCGAGCAGTCCCAAGGACCCCTTGGAAGGCACCGTGAACCTTGCCATAGCGACCGACTGTCCGCAGCTTAGATCGATGTCGGAGAACGTCTCGAGAACCTCTTTGGACCTGACCATGGGCTCCACGGTGGACACGGACACGTCTTGCATCGGGGTCAGCGACCTCACCGAGAGCCCGAGCCTTCCCCAAGAGTCCGGCGAGATGACGTTCGACGTCGTCGACAGAGATCTGGAGGAGCACAACGGCGGCTCGGTTCAGAGAACCTCCGGGAACTTCAACGGGCAAGGGAGCTACGGTCTGGTCGAGTCGGCGATGCACGATCGCGAGAACGGCAACCAGAAGGTCTGCACCGTCAGCCTAGCGAGCGTTCGTTTGAACCAGAAGCCGAACGAGATGGTGCACGAGGTGTCCACGTGTTACGCGCAATTAGACAATACGAAGGCGTACAATAGGAGCGAGAGCTCGGTGAAGGAGGATCAGATCCTCGGGGAGGAGACGTTCGAGAACGCGCAGGGAGCCTCGAGGAACGCGGAGTTCCAGCAACAGGACATCCGGCGTTCCCTGCAGCTGCACCAGAAGCCCCAGTACCAGAGCGACCGTCGCTCGTTCACCGGCAAGCCGAGCAAGAAGGACCTCGATCTGTCCCTGACCGACAATAACAAGCCGCGTTGCCCGAACAAGACGGATAAGTGCCAAAGCTTCGAGTACGTGCCGCGGAAGGAGCCGGCGAAGAACAACAGTCAGCAGCACAAACAGTACCAGCGCGCCGACGAGAGCCCGAAGTGCAACAACCTGAAGAGCGCGCAGCCGCAGGAGCACATCGAGGTGATCATACCGTCGGAGAACGCGGCGGAGCCCAGCGAGATCGCCCATCCGCCGGAGGGCGCGTCCGAGACCACGTCCTTGAACTCGTCCTGCACGTTCTCGAACGCGTCCTCGCCGGTCGACGACTCGATCGTTCTCCGTGACACCGCGGCGATACTTCAGGAACTGGCGTTGCAACGACTGTCCGGCGGAATGGTGGGCGGCGATCTGACCATTCCACCGAGAAGAAGGTACGAGACCGAGAGCAGCAAGGACCGGAGGAGCTTCGACTCGGAGATCGGCCGGGAGATAGTCAGGGAACGGAAGATGAGGCAGGAGTTGGACACCGCCAGGGGCAAGTCCGAGGAGTCGCCGTTGAACTCGCAGCATCTGCCGCCGTGCCTCAGGGCGCGCCACGCCAGGGCCACCAGAGCGTCCCTGAGCCGGTCGCTGGACGAGGCGAAGTTCAACAAGATGACCGAGAAAGCCTCCCTGCCGGTGAAACAGTCCTGCGAGGACTCGCAGCACAGCTCCACGCCGAACGTCGGCGCCGGTACGAACATGTCGTGCAACTCCGACAAGATTCACCTGAAGAACCTGAGCGGACTGGACCTGGGCGATCCGCAATGCCGCGAGAGGATAGAAAAGTACAAAGAGGAGAGGCGGACGTTCTTGAGGGACAAGTACAGATCGGAAAGCTTCCGTGGGATATTGTCGAAGACGGAGGACGACGGGGAGCAAGCGTTTTTAGCTAGGTTAAAGCAGAGAACATCTAGACCATCCCTTCATTGA